ATTTTTCGGACAAAATAATAACAGCATTAGCATTTACTGGACATAAATCTTTGTATGGGCCAATGGGAATTGGTGGTTTAGTAATAAAAAAAGATATAGAGATGTATCCGTTAATTTCCGGTGGAGATGGTTTAGAACCGTTTGCCAAAGTAATGCCTCAGCATCAGGAAGCTGGCACATTAAATGTTCCGGGAATAGCAGGACTAGGCGGAGCATTAGAATCTTTTGACAATAAAGGAGAATCTGTCGCAAAAAAACAACTTAGTTTAAGAGAGAAGACCATTTATTTTAGGCATGCTTTAGAAAAAATCAATGGTTTGACCCTCTACGGTGAGGTTGAAGAACAAACAGTAGGAGTAATTAGCTGTAATATCCATGACATTCCTTCTGCAATGGTGGGGGATATTTTAGCGACTGACTACAATATAAGTGTCCGCACAGGTTTCCATTGTGCTCCCCTGATACATGGGTGCTTAAATACAACTAGTCAGGGGACCCTGCGTTTTTCAATAGGTGCTGCAACTACTTATGAAGAGATAGATTATGTCATCAATAGAATGGAAGAATTAGGACGAGAAATAGAATGAATGAAAACAAACAAAACTTACTAAAAACATTACCTCAAATAGATAAACTTGTTAAAGAAACCTCGTTACGTTATCAAGAAATATCAGTACTAGAAATAAAACAAGCTTGTCAACAAGCCTTGTCGTCAATTCGTCAAGAAATATTATCAGACCAATTGACTAGCGTTACTGTATCTGACATTTTCGAGAAAATAAATACTTGTTTAACTACAGAACCTGATTATCATCTAACCTCAGTGATTAATGCTACAGGGACTATTTTACATACTAATTTAGGTCGTTCTTTATTGAGCAAAAAAGTCCGTAATCATCTAAATGATGTGGCGTATCACTATTGTAACTTAGAATATGATGTCAACGAAGGTAAAAGAGGCTCAAGGTATCAACATTTAACCGAAATAGTCAAAGATTTAACCGGTGCTGAAGATGTCTTAGTGGTCAATAATAATGCTGCCGCTATTATGTTGGCGCTAAGAGCTATTGCCAATGATAAAGAAATTATTGTGTCTAGAGGCGAATTGGTCGAGATTGGTGGCTCATTTCGTATTCCAGAAGTAATCAAATTGAGTGGAGGAACATTAGTTGAAGTTGGGACAACGAATAAAACACATCTTACCGACTATAAGCAAGCTATAACTGAGAATACAGGGGCTTTATTAAAAGTTCATACGAGTAATTACCGTTTGATTGGGTTTACTGAGCAACCGAGTCTGGAAGAGATGGCTTCTTTAGCCAAACAGAAGCAACTACCGCTAGTAAATGATTTAGGTAGCGGATTATTCTTTGACCTACAAAAATTTGGTCTTCCATATGAACCTACAATTCAAGAAGCTTTAAGTAAAGGTTGTGATATCGTAACCTTTAGTGGCGATAAATTACTAGGTGGACCACAAGCAGGCATTATCGTAGGAAAACGAGAATGGATTGAAAAAATGAGACAGGATCAACTACTTAGAGCCTTGAGGGTAGATAAATTAACGCTAGCAGCCTTGGAAGCAACCTTTATGTTGTATCAAAATAAAGAACAAGCCTTTGCTAATATTCCTACATTAAAAATGATCAGTAAAGATTTAACGATTTGTCATGAAGAAGCTAGTCAGTTGAAAAAAGCAATCGATGACAAAACAATTGGCTTCAGAGCACAAATTGTTCCTTCAAAAAGCAACATTGGTGGTGGCTCATTTCCGGAAGAAGAAATGAATAGTGTAGCTATTTCATTGTCTTCTGATAACTACTCCTTAATAGAATTAGAGGAAAAATTAAGGAAGGGAAGTATCCCAATTATTTCAAGAATTTATCAGAATCAATTGTTATTAGATTGTCGAACAATCGATCCGTCTGAGCATCAATTGATTCTGAATGAATTAATAACATTACAAGGAGCAAACGAATGAAATCATCAATAAAAAGTGTTTGGAATCCTACAATTGTTGTCGGATTGTTAGGTGTTTTATCAGCGTATTATTTTGGAATTGTTGGATCCGCTTGGGCGGTTACAGGTGAATTTACTAGATGGGGTGCTCATCTAATGAAAATGGCTGGCGTTGATACTAGTCAATATTCCTATTTAGAGTTAATTCACTTCGAAAAAACTCCCTTTACACGTCCAGATGGCATTATGATTTTTGGTATGTTTGTGGGAGCCTTTATCGCAGCGATCTTATCAAATAATATCAAATTACGTTTTCCAACCTCTAAAATAAGAGTGGCACAAGCATTAATTGGAGGGATTTTAGCAGGATTTGGGGCAAGGTTAGCAATGGGCTGTAATCTGGCAGCATTTTTTACAGGTATTCCTCAGTTCTCACTACATACATGGTATTTTACCATTGCTTCAATTATTGGAACCTATATTGGGACTAAAATTATCAAACTACCTATTTTCCAATCTAAGGTGAAAGTAAGAAAAGTATCGAAAAAATTCAAATCTAATCAACGTCTTAATGATAGAAATAAACTTAGCCTCACGATAGGCATTGCAGTGGTTCTATTAGTATTATTAAGTATTCAATCATTTAAACTAGGCGGAATATTTCCATTGTTATTAGTTTTTGGTTTAATTTTCGGCTTCTTATTAGAAAAAGGACAAGTTTGCTTTACTTCGGCATTTCGTGATTTGTGGACAGTTGGTCGAACACAAATGGCTAAAGCTATTATTATTGGTATGGCATTAAGTACTATTGGCACATTTGCCTTTATTCAACTAGGTGTCGTACAGAAAATATTATGGGCAGGACCAAATTCTTTAATAGGAGGCTTAATCTTCGGTATTGGTATCGTGATTGCTGGTGGTTGTGAAACTGGCTGGATGTATCGAGCGGTAGAAGGGCAGGTTCACTATATGATTGTTGGGATTGGTAACGTTATAGGCTCTATCTTAGTAATCGTTTCCTGGGATAAATTAGCCCCTCTATTAACAAACGAAACGCAAAAAATTAATTTACTCAGTACTTTTGGAGATTACGGTGGTCTTACCATAACCTATATAGGATTAATGCTGTTATTTTTATTTGTTTTATACTACGAAAAACGTTACTTTGCTAAAAGTAAGAAGGGAATATAAACATGACATCAGAGATTAACATTGATTACGTATTAAATTTAGAAGGAGAACCATGTCCATTTCCAGCAATGGCTAGTATCAATGCCTATGAGGATATGCAATCAGGTGAAGTAATAGAAATTATTAGCGATTGTCCACAATCAATTAATAACATACCAGTTGATGCAAAAAAAAGAGGACATGAAGTTTTATTAGTTGAACAAGATGGACCGACATTCCGATATATTATTAAACATTTATAAAAAAATATAGCAAAACCTAGTTTAAACACAAATTTAACTTGATAAAGGAACAAACCATGATTAAATTAGTAAACAATGATACACACAGTGTTAT
This is a stretch of genomic DNA from Vagococcus zengguangii. It encodes these proteins:
- the yedF gene encoding sulfurtransferase-like selenium metabolism protein YedF, with the translated sequence MTSEINIDYVLNLEGEPCPFPAMASINAYEDMQSGEVIEIISDCPQSINNIPVDAKKRGHEVLLVEQDGPTFRYIIKHL
- the yedE gene encoding selenium metabolism membrane protein YedE/FdhT; this encodes MKSSIKSVWNPTIVVGLLGVLSAYYFGIVGSAWAVTGEFTRWGAHLMKMAGVDTSQYSYLELIHFEKTPFTRPDGIMIFGMFVGAFIAAILSNNIKLRFPTSKIRVAQALIGGILAGFGARLAMGCNLAAFFTGIPQFSLHTWYFTIASIIGTYIGTKIIKLPIFQSKVKVRKVSKKFKSNQRLNDRNKLSLTIGIAVVLLVLLSIQSFKLGGIFPLLLVFGLIFGFLLEKGQVCFTSAFRDLWTVGRTQMAKAIIIGMALSTIGTFAFIQLGVVQKILWAGPNSLIGGLIFGIGIVIAGGCETGWMYRAVEGQVHYMIVGIGNVIGSILVIVSWDKLAPLLTNETQKINLLSTFGDYGGLTITYIGLMLLFLFVLYYEKRYFAKSKKGI
- the selA gene encoding L-seryl-tRNA(Sec) selenium transferase; translated protein: MNENKQNLLKTLPQIDKLVKETSLRYQEISVLEIKQACQQALSSIRQEILSDQLTSVTVSDIFEKINTCLTTEPDYHLTSVINATGTILHTNLGRSLLSKKVRNHLNDVAYHYCNLEYDVNEGKRGSRYQHLTEIVKDLTGAEDVLVVNNNAAAIMLALRAIANDKEIIVSRGELVEIGGSFRIPEVIKLSGGTLVEVGTTNKTHLTDYKQAITENTGALLKVHTSNYRLIGFTEQPSLEEMASLAKQKQLPLVNDLGSGLFFDLQKFGLPYEPTIQEALSKGCDIVTFSGDKLLGGPQAGIIVGKREWIEKMRQDQLLRALRVDKLTLAALEATFMLYQNKEQAFANIPTLKMISKDLTICHEEASQLKKAIDDKTIGFRAQIVPSKSNIGGGSFPEEEMNSVAISLSSDNYSLIELEEKLRKGSIPIISRIYQNQLLLDCRTIDPSEHQLILNELITLQGANE
- a CDS encoding aminotransferase class V-fold PLP-dependent enzyme — encoded protein: MNIYMDYASTSIQKPPAVMKAMAEIISSNHYGNPSRGAHQYSMNAQRVVNKVKEQILQLLNASSDTYDVLFTQNATTALNMVIKGCVKAQQHVLTSDWEHNAVLRPLYELEQSKNILLNFLESATLTGMFDYQQCDQFIKQKSPDWLILNHASNVTGNCLNLEAIKQMAYQAGVPIILDSSQTFGTVPIDFSDKIITALAFTGHKSLYGPMGIGGLVIKKDIEMYPLISGGDGLEPFAKVMPQHQEAGTLNVPGIAGLGGALESFDNKGESVAKKQLSLREKTIYFRHALEKINGLTLYGEVEEQTVGVISCNIHDIPSAMVGDILATDYNISVRTGFHCAPLIHGCLNTTSQGTLRFSIGAATTYEEIDYVINRMEELGREIE